In Aegilops tauschii subsp. strangulata cultivar AL8/78 chromosome 3, Aet v6.0, whole genome shotgun sequence, one genomic interval encodes:
- the LOC141020741 gene encoding uncharacterized protein has translation MDEKWFNMTGEVNNYYLLPEEPYPLRTLHHKDSIAKVMFLAAVAKPRYGKGGEVTFDGKLGIWAFVTESPAQRTSENRDKGTLELKSLKVTRDVMRYYMCEKLIPAIQERWPDEDEGRTIYIQQDNATPHILPDDPVFRQVIEQTDLDIKLLQQPPNSPDMNILDLCIFRSLQSHTDSRAPQSIRELIEGVEEEYRNYPVDKLARSFVTLQSCIREVMRNKGAINYSIPHMNKERRQSEGRLPIALSIDRELVGQTKAFIEEAEAILAAEKEQKQQEKSSKKRAAAALKKQKHPSNTSSLQAAGKENQEPSSSNKRAPAASKQQEKSSSSLLGVS, from the coding sequence ATGGATGAAAAGTGGTTCAACATGACTGGGGAGGTGAACAACTACTATTTGCTTCCCGAAGAACCCTACCCCTTGCGCACCTTGCATCATAAGGATAGCATCGCCAAGGTGATGTTTCTCGCAGCCGTGGCTAAACCAAGATACGGCAAAGGTGGTGAGGTCACTTTTGATGGAAAGCTCGGCATTTGGGCTTTTGTCACAGAGTCTCCTGCTCAAAGAACCAGTGAAAACAGAGATAAAGGGACGCTCGAGCTCAAATCATTGAAAGTCACACGAGATGTAATGAGGTATTACATGTGTGAGAAACTTATTCCTGCGATCCAAGAGCGCTGGCCGGACGAAGATGAAGGACGGACAATCTATATCCAACAAGATAATGCCACGCCACATATTCTTCCCGATGACCCGGTTTTCCGACAAGTCATAGAACAGACTGATTTGGATATTAAGTTGCTTCAACAGCCTCCAAACAGTCCTGACATGAACATTCTTGATCTCTGCATATTCAGGTCTCTCCAGTCCCACACCGATAGCAGAGCACCTCAAAGCATCAGGGAACTGATAGAAGGTGTGGAGGAGGAATATCGAAACTACCCGGTTGATAAGCTAGCTAGAAGCTTCGTGACGCTGCAGTCATGCATCCGAGAAGTAATGAGAAACAAGGGAGCGATAAACTACTCGATCCCTCACATGAACAAGGAACGCCGACAGTCAGAAGGACGACTTCCTATAgctctatctatcgatcgtgagCTAGTTGGACAGACCAAAGCCTTTATAGAAGAGGCAGAAGCAATCTTAGCAGCAGAAAAAGAGCAGAAGCAGCAGGAAAAGAGCAGCAAGAAAAGAGCCGCAGCAGCCTTGAAGAAGCAGAAACACCCTTCGAATACCAGCAGCCTCCAAGCAGCAGGAAAAGAGAACCAGGAGCCTTCAAGCAGCAATAAAAGAGCACCAGCAGCCTCCAAGCAGCAGGAAAAGAGCAGCTCTTCTTTACTTGGGGTCAGCTAG
- the LOC109748593 gene encoding nascent polypeptide-associated complex subunit alpha-like protein 1, whose protein sequence is MTAAELLRAQLGEHNIEEDDPILEDDEDADEMDDDDVEGGDASGRSRSEKKCRKAMEKLGMKAITGVSRVTIKQSKTVTFVLSKPDVFKSSHSETYVMFGVVKMEDMDAQLLTEAAGQFKAPGPSSVISKGEPSVAAAQDDKEVDETGVDYKDVEVVMMQASVSRSRAVKALKAADGDIVSAIMELTY, encoded by the exons ATGACGGCCGCCGAGCTGCTCCGCGCCCAGCTCGGGGAGCACAACATCGAG GAAGATGACCCTATCCTTGAGGATGATGAGGATGCGGATGAAATGGATGACGATGATGTTGAGG GAGGTGATGCTAGTGGAAGATCAAGGAGTGAGAAGAAGTGCAGGAAAGCCATGGAGAAGCTTGGCATGAAGGCCATTACTGGTGTGAGCCGTGTAACTATCAAGCAGAGCAAGACC GTTACGTTTGTCCTCTCCAAGCCAGACGTCTTCAAGAGCTCGCACTCAGAAACCTATGTCATGTTCGGGGTGGTCAAGATGGAGGACATGGACGCTCAGCTGCTGACAGAAGCGGCGGGGCAGTTCAAGGCGCCGGGACCGAGCAGCGTCATCTCAAAGGGTGAGCCGTCCGTGGCAGCAGCCCAAGACGACAAGGAGGTCGACGAGACGGGCGTTGACTACAAGGATGTTGAGGTCGTGATGATGCAGGCCTCTGTGTCGAGGTCCAGGGCTGTGAAGGCGCTCAAGGCTGCAGATGGTGATATTGTCAGCGCCATCATGGAGCTGACTTACTAG